A window of Streptomyces sp. NBC_01689 genomic DNA:
GAGGGTGGGTTCGGCCAGGGGAGAGCGCTCGGCGGCGTGATAGTACGTCGTCACCACTCGGTACTCCGGTACGTCCAGCCCCGGCAGCAGAGCGGCGGCCGGGACCGGTCCGGTCGCCACCACCACGGCCCGCGCGGGCAGTTCACCGCCGTCGGCCGGCGCGACCCCGGTGTCCGTGAGCCGGGCCACCGGGGCGCCGAGGCTCACCGTTCCCGGCGGCAGCGCGGCGGCCAGGAGCTCCGGCACCGCCCCGATGCCCGCGGACGGCAGACAGAGGGTGCCCCGCAGCATGCTGCGCCAGACCAGGTGGAAGACCCTGCTGGAGGTCTCCAGCTCGTCCTCCAGGAAGACCCCGGAGAGGAACGGACGGAAGAAGTTCTCGACGAACTCCTCGGAGAATCCGGCCTCCGCCAGGGCGGTGCGCGTCGTGCGGTCGTCGCCGGTCGCCGGTGAGCGGACCGGGGCGAGCAGGTCGCGGGCCGACAGGACTCCCAGGGCGAGCAGGTCCCGGCCGCCGGCGAACCGGCCGGGGCGCAGATCACCGAGCCGGTGCGGCTTCCGGGTCGGGTCGCCGAAGCGCAGCACACCCTCGTCGGTGTGGACGAGGATGCCGGGGGTGAAGGGCCGCAGCCGCAGCTCCCGCAGCGGAAGGCGGCGCCGGACCTGGGGGTAGGAGGTGTTGAACACCTGGAAGCCGCGGTCGAGCAGGAACCCCTCGTGGCGGTCCGTCCGCATGCGCCCGCCGACGCCGTCCGACGCCTCCAGGACGCGGACGCCGAGTCCGGCCCGTACGAGGTCGTGGGCGCAGGCGAGGCCGGCGAGACCGGCGCCGACCACCAGCACATCGGGTTCACCGCGGGTGGCGGCCATGGGGCTCTCCTTCGCTGGGCGGCTCCGTCGGCACGGGGCGCCGGGGCACTCGGCCCTGACGGCACGAGCCCGCACGCTCCCGGACCGGGCCGCACGTCACTCTCCTGAACCGGTCTACCCGTCGTACCGGCCGCCCGGATGCGCCGGCGCGTGGATCACCCTTTCGCGCGGCCGACCGGGGGACTCCGCGACCGCACGGACGCCGGTGCCGTCCCGGGGGTGGCACCGGCGTCCGCGTCGGGGAGGCGGCCTCCTGGGGCGGTGTCAGTGACCGGACCCGTAGTGTCCGCCCAGCTGGTCGCGGTAGCGCGGGTCGCCGAGGTGCTTCTCCTCGTCGAACTCGGGCGCCGCCTTGATCTCCTCCTTGGTCCGGGAGACGTGCACGGTCCGTTCGTCGTGGCTGATGGCGGTGATCGTCCCGGCGGGGAGCAGGACCCGCTTCCCGAAGATCCAGACGCCGGTGTCGACGACGACGTACTGAGAACCGACCTCTCCCGAGTGCTTGTCGACCTTGCCGATGTGGCCGTCGCTCGCGTCCACCCGGTACCCGGTCAGATCGGCGTCCGGGGTGTGACCGGCGGTCGGCGCGTAGGCCCACAGGTTCTCGTTCACGCAGCATTCCTTCCCTTGGTCCCCGCGGGTCCCGTTCTCCGTGGAACCACGTTCTGCGCGGGTACGCGTCCCGTGGCGGTCCGCGTCGGTGCTAGTGCGCTTTCGGGGAACCGGGTGTCCGCTGATCCGGCCGCGACACCTCCGTCCCCGCCGCACTTTCGGCGCGGACGGAACGCGGACGGGAAATTCTGCATGTCAACCACCTCCTGGGCCCACTCCGTTCGGCCTCACCCACTCCGTTCGGCCTCATGAAATCGGCCACCGTGATGCGCCCGGGCGCATGACGTAGGAGCGTGGTGGAGGAGGGAGGAGTGCCTATGGGCGCGGCCGTCCCGCGGCTACGCGAGAACGGGAAGCGAGGCTGGCTGCGCGGAGCACCACCGCCGCGCTGGGTGCGGGTGCTGCCGCCGGTCCTGCTGGTGGTGGTCTGCGGCACGGAACTGGCGAGCAAGCGTCCGGTGGACATCGGATTCCTGCTGGGCGTCATCCCGTCCCTGGCGGTGCTCTCCTACGGGCCGCTGGTGACGGCGCTGTACGGCGTCGTCGTCGTCGCCCTGCTGGTCGTTCCGGTGTTCCAGCTGAACCATCCGGGCAACACCGACCTGCTGACCATCGTGTTCATCGCGGGACTCAGCGTGATCCTGTCCCTGGTACGCAGTCGTCGCGACGCCGACCTGGTCACGGTGCGCACCGTCGCCGAGGCGGCCCAGCTCGCCGTGCTGCCACCGCTTCCCGAGTCCGTGGGTCTGGTGCGCTGCGTGGGGCTGTACCGCGCGGCGCAACGCGAGACCCTGGTCGGCGGCGATTTCTTCGACGTGCGGGACGGCCCCTTCGGGGTGCGGGCCGTGATGGGGGACGTGCAGGGGCACGGTCTGTCGGCCGTCGGTACGGTCGCCTCGCTCCTCGGCGCGTTCCACGAGTCGGTGCTCGACCAGCGCGATCTGACCGAGGTGGCGGCCCGTCTGGACCGCCGGCTCATCGTCGACTCGTCGCGGACCGAGCACGCCGAGTTGTTCGCCACCGCGCTGGTTTTGGAGTTCTCCGCGGCCGCGGAGACCGTACGCATGACCTCGTGCGGGCACCCGCATCCGTATCTGCTGCGCGGCGGGAAGGCGTTCGAACTGGACCTCGAACCCGGTGCCCCGCTGGGCCTCGGGTTCTTCGGGCTCTCGCCGCCCCGGGTCCGCACGGTCCTGCTCGAACCCGGCGACCGGCTCTTCCTGGGGTCCGACGGCATGTCCGAGAGCAGGGACGCCTCCGGTGCGTTCTATCCCCTGGCCGAACGGCTGACCCGGTTCGCGCAGGAGTCGCCGTCCGAGCTCACCACCCACCTCTGGGAGGACCTTCTGGGGTTCTGCGGGGCGGTGCGTGACGACGTCACGATGCTGGTCCTCACCCCCCGGACCGAGCACGTCACCGGCTGAACCGGCGCGGGGGCCGACGAGCCCGCCCGACCGGTCCGCGCAGGGCGGGTCCGGACGGGCGGGTCGGGTCAGCGGGAGCGGGCCCGGTGCGGGCCGGCCGGGGTCAGGGGGTGAGCTGCCACTGCTGGATGTAGCCGACGTCGATGGAGGCGGTGTCCCGGACCCTGAGGATCCAGGTGCCGTCGACGGGCTGGGCGGAGGCGTCGACCGTGAAGGTCTGGTCGACGTTGTCGGCGGATCCGCCGCTGTGGTTCAGCAGCGAGTAGACGGTGCCGTTCGGACCGACGAGGTCCACCGTCAGGTCACCACGGTAGGTGTGGATGATCTTGACATAGACCTGAGTGGTGGCCGAGGCGTTGCCGTCGCGGCCGGTGACGGTGATCGGCGACTCGACCGCGGGCCCGTTGTCGGGGATGTCGACGCGGGCCCCGTTGACGTAGATGTTCGCGATCCGCCAGGAGAAGTCGGTGGAGACGGACGCCCCCGTGCTGTCGGTGACCGTGACGGTGACGGCGCTGGTCCCGGTCGTGGTCGGGACGCCCGAGATCAGTCCGGTGTCGCTGATGGAGAGGCCGTCCGGCAGCCCGGTGGCCTCGTACGAGAGACCGGCGCCGGAGTTGGTGGTGTAGGCGCTGGTCTGCAGCGAGACCTGCTGGCCGACGCCGCTGATCTGGTCGCCGATCGGGGAGACGTTGACGCCGAGGGCGATCCGGTCACCGACGTGGATGCCTGCCCAGGCGGCCGCCACCGCGAGGTAGGTGTCGCTGTAGGCGCCGAAGAGGTCGGCGGCGGCCTGCAGCGTCGCGACGCGGGCGCCGGCGTAGTTGGTGCTGGAGGTCATGTAGGTGCTGAGGGCCCGGTACCAGATCCGCTGCGCGTTCTCGATGCCGATGCCGGTCACGGGTACACCGTCGTAGGTCGGGCTGTTGTACGAGACCCCGTTGACGGTCTTGGCGCCGCTGCCCTCGGAGAGCAGGTAGAAGAAGTGGTTGGCCGGTCCCGAGGAGTAGTGGACGTCGACGCCGCCCAGCGAGGAGTCCCAGTAGTCGCGGGACGCCCCGTCCTTGGAGGGCTTGTCCATGTAGCGCAGCGGGGTGCCGTTACCGTTGATGTCGATCTTCTCGCCGACGAGGTAGTCGGGGACGTCCGCGGCCAGGTTCGCGTGGAACTCCACCGCCGCGGCGAAGATGTCCGAAGTGGCTTCGTTGAGGCCGCCCGACTCCCCCGAGTAGGTGAGATTGGCGGTGGCGGCGGTGACGCCGTGACTCATCTCGTGCGCGGCGACGTCGAGGGCGGTCAGCGGGTGGGTGTTGCCGGCGCCGTCCCCGTACGTCATGCAGAAGCAGGTGTCGGACCAGAAGGCGTTGACGTACCCGTTGCCGTAGTGGGCCCGGCTGTAGGCGGCCACCCCGTCGTTGCGGATGCCGTTGCGGCCGAAGACGTCCTTGTAGTAGTCCCAGGTGGCCGCGGCTCCGAAGGCCACGTCCACTCCGGCCGTCTGGCGGTTGCTCTGGGTGCCGTCGCCCCAGACATCGTTGTCATCCGTGAACAGGGTCCCGGTGCCCGAGGTGCCCTGGTTCAGGTCGTACGTGCGGTGACCCGCGCGGTCGCCGTCGACCAGCTGGTAGGTGGAGCCGGAGAGCGTGGAGCCGACCGGCACCGTCCCGCTGAACTGGCCCGTGCCCGTCCCGGTGTGCACGCCCTCGTAGTGGGAGAGGGCCTTGCCCGAGGCGGCGTCGGTGATGACGTGCAGTTCGCTCGGGGTGCCGTCGTCCTGGGTGCCCTCGACCAGTGACTCCCAGGCCAGCGTCGGTTCGGCCCCGGCGGCCCAGACGACCAGCCGGGGGGTGCCGTCGACCTCGGGACGGGTGGCGTCGGCCTTCTTGGCGACCGCGAGCGCCTGCCGCGCGGCGGTGCCCGACGCGACCCCGGCGGTGAGCGTGGGCACCTTGATGGTGGCCCTGGTGGCCTCCGACATGGTGCTGCGGCCGCTCCTGGTGTGCACCACGAGGTCGCCGCCGAGGACCGGAAGTCCCGCGTAGGTGCGCTCGTAGCGGGTGTGCGTGGTGCCGTCCGCGTCCTTCGCGACGTCCTTGACGATCAGCTTCTCCTTGGCGCCGAGGCCGAGGGTCTTCGCGGTGTCGCCGACCGCGGCGGTCGCGCTCTTCAGCAGCGAGGCGTGCTGGGCGGGGGACAGCTTCGCCGGTGCCGCACCGGCCCGGGGGGTGGCGGTGATCTTCGCGTGACCGTTGCCCCGGGGGGCGGCGGACGCGGCGCCGGCCTGGAAACCGGCCGCGAGCAGGGCGCTCGCGGTGGTGAGCGCCAGGACCGCGGTGTATCTGCGGCGGTTCGAGGGGTGGCGTGGCCGTGACAAGGGCTTCTCCTTCTGGCGACGATCGGCCTGTGGTCGGGGCCGACGGAGCGGGCCGGCGGGGTGGGGCCGGCGGGCAGCGCGCTGAGCAGGAAAGGGCGCCGCACGAGGTGACGCACGGAGGCGTTCTCGAACTCGGCGGCGCGCGAGAGGTGGGGGGAGGTGAAGGAACGGTGAACGTTCATGAAGAGATTGGCATCACGACCCGGTCTTTGTCATGGCGATGACAAAGCTAAGGCTGAAATTGACCATTGCTTGCTGGACGTTCACCGCTGCCCGGGGCTCTTTTCGGCCGCCGCCGGACGGACTGGGGGCTGTCCCGTGATCCCCGGCGGATCGGCGCGCGGCGTCGGACACGGTGCGCCGCACACCGGCGGGCCGTCCTCGTACCGGGCGTATGCGGGCGGTGCGACGACGCGGCGCGGTGGCGTGGCTGTGGTCGTGCGCCCGCCGGGGATCACGGGACAGCCATGGGGGGCGACCGCGCACGCCGACAGCCCCTCGCCGCTCGCCTCCCGGGCGACTGTCCGCGAGAGCCGTGTCGACGGCTGCCAGGAGGCGCCACCGCGGGAGGGAGCGGCCGGGAGAGCCGCGACCGTCCGCCCGGCGGGCCTGAGCGCCTCGCCCCGGCGATCTAAGCTCGGTCCATGGCCAAGTACTTCGACGTTCATCCGGAGAACCCCCAGCCGCGGATCATCAGCCAGGTGGCCGAGATCATCCGCGGCGGCGGTCTCGTCATCTACCCGACCGACTCCTGCTTCGCGCTGGGATGCCAGCTCGGCAACCGGGAGGGACTCGACCGCATCCGCTCGATCCGCCGGCTCGACGACCGGCATCACTTCACCCTCATGTGCCAGGACTTCGCGCAGCTGGGCCACTTCGTGCACATCGACAACTCGGTGTTCCGCACGGTCAAGGCCTCGACCCCGGGCAGTTACACCTTCATCCTCCCGGCGACGAAGGAGGCCCCGCGCAGACTGCTGCACCCGAAGAAGAAGACGGTAGGCGTCCGGATTCCCGACCACGCCGTCGCCCAGGCGCTCCTCGCCGAACTCGGTGAGCCACTGCTGTCGAGCACGCTCCTCCTGCCCGACCAGGAGAAGCCGCTCACCCAGGGATGGGAGATCAAGGACGAGCTCGATCACGTGGTGGACGCGGTCCTCGACTCCGGTGACTGCGGCGTCGAGCCGACGACGGTCATCGACTTCTCGCAGGGAGAGCCCGAGATCGTACGCCGCGGTGCGGGCGATCCGGCACGGTTCGAGTAGCCTCCGCGAGCCTGGCACCCGGCCGAACTCCCCGTAGAGGCCTCGGCGTTAGGGGCACTCCGGTGTCGCAGGTGTCGCCCCGTCACGAGCGACGAGGGTGAACCTTCTTGCCGGACGAAGCCGTTGGCGTCGAACGTCCGCCCGTACGCACGGTCGTCACCGGGTCTCCCCGCCGGGAAGGGAGTCGGAGCGCGCGCCTCCCCCGGACGCCGGACCGCTCACCTTCCAGATCCGCGTGGCCACTTGGAGGTTGAAGCGGCTGTCGACGTCGTCCAGCCGCCGTCCGCCGACCTCCCGGATACGCTGCAACCGGTACCGCAGGGTGCTGCGGTGGACGGCGAGGGCCCGCGCCGTCTCGTCGTAGTTGCCGCCGTGGTCGAAGTACCGGGTGAGGGTGTGTACCAGGTCAGTACCGTGGGTGGCGTCGTAGTCGAGGAGCGGGCCGAGCCACTCCCGGACGAAGAAGGTGACGTCCCGGGCGTCGGTTCCCCTGGCCAGGATGCGGTAGAGGCCGAGTTCCTCGTAGACCGCGGTGCCGTACGGCGGTTGCGACTGCCGGCGCACGTGCAGCGCGCTGACGGCCTGTTCGTAGGAGTGCGGGAGGCCCGCCGTCGTCTCGCACAGGCTCCCGACGCCCACCACGCCCCGCCACGAGCCCAGCTCGCCGGCGACCGCGCCGTACAGCCCGGGGTCGCGCGGTTCCCCCTGGACGACCAGCACCGCCAGGTCCGAGCGGCGGGCGAGCAGTGACCGCATCCCCAGTCCCCGTGCGGAGCGGTCGACCACGGCCAGGAACCGGTCGTCGGCGGCCGTCGCCTGCCACTGCGCGACCACGACATGGTGCGGTCCGTGCAGGTCGTGCCCGACCGCCTCGGCCCGGGCGTACGCGCCGCCCTCGTCCGCTCCGGTGAGCAGGTCCTCCACGAGATCGCGGCTCATGCGCAGTTCGGCCTCCGCAAGGCTGCGGCGGTGGGCCAGCTCCAGGGCCAGCGCGGTGCACGCGTGGCCGAGCGCGAACGCCTCCGCGTCGCCCGCCGCGCAGGCCGGGTCGACGAGTTCGATCGTGCCGAGGATCTCGCCGTGGTGGCGCGCCACCCCGATGAGGCGTCCCTCGTGGCGGACCGGGTCCGGGGTCCGCATCGCGCGGTGCAGGAGCTGTTCGCGCAGCGTCGGGTCCGGTTTTTCGTGGCTGGTGTCCACACAGGGTCCCGCCCGGGCCAGCGGGTTGCCGAAGCGGTCCTCGATGCAGGTGGCGAGCCCGGTCAGCTCGTACACCGCCTCGGCGATACCGCGCTCCCCCGCGTCGCCGTCGTGGGCGCGGGCGAGGACGTCGTGCACGGTGTGCTGCGCCTCCAGCTCCGCGACCAGCGCGGTCAGCCGTTCGTTGACCGTGTCCCGTTCCTCGATCGCCCGGAACAGCTGCCGGGCGTACTCACGGTCACGGCTGCGTGCGTCGGCGTTGTAGAGCGCGGCTGCGGTCGGCCGCGCGAGGGCGTACAGCAGGAAGCGTTCGTCGTCGGACGGTGGCTCGGGGGCGCTGACGACGAGATAGCCGAGGAGTCCGCGGGAGCTGCGCAGCCCCGCCGCCCATCCCCAGCCGCCCTCCCGGAACCGGAGGGTGCCGTCCTCCCCGTCCAGCGCGCTCAGCTGGCGGATCGCCGCGGGCAGCTCCTTGGTGGCGCGGCCGTCGAGCGCGGAGGCGCCCGGTGTGGCGTCGAGCTCGAAGCGTCCGTCCCTGAGGAGGTAGCAGCCCTCGGGCCGGCATCCGGTGAGGCGCGGCACCGCGTCCATGGCCAGCCGCAGGATCTCCTGTGCTTCGGGGGCGTCCAGCATCGTCACGACCAGCACGAACACGTCGTACAGGCTCGCCAGCTGTCTGCGGCCCCAGGAGGCCGGAGCGGTGGAGGGCACCTGGCTGGGTGAGCCGCGCGGTCCGAGGCGCTGGTGCCCCGCACCGGAGGCGTCGTCGGCCATGCCAGGCATGCGTCAATCGTACCGTTCGCACCTTTCGGCCGCCTGCCGTGCGGGCCGGCCAACCCTGTCCTGACAGGTCGAGGCCGGAGCCCGAATTTCACCCCGCCGGGCGCAGGCGCCGCCCCGCGCCCCGTAACAGTCTGGCAGGGACGGAAGCCACGACGTGGGTGCGCTCCGGGCGCCCGACGCGCGTCGGGGCGCCCACGGCCGGGCGGACCCGACCTGAACACGACCGCCGTCACCGGACAGGGGCGGACGCCGGGGCGGCAGGCGAAGGAGTTCCTCATGGGCAAGGCAGTCGGAATCGATCTGGGCACCACCAACTCGGTGATCGCCGTGTGGGAGGGCGGTGAACCCACTGTCATACCGAACGCCGAGGGCTCGCGGACGACGCCCTCCATCGTCGCCTTCGCCGAAGGGGGCGAACGCCTGGTGGGCCAGCTCGCCAGGCGGCAGGCGATCCTCAATCCCAAGGGCACCATCTATTCGGCGAAGCGGTTCATCGGCCGGCACTACGACGAGGTGTCCGCCGAGGCCAAGGCGGTGGCCTACGACGTCGTCGAGGGCGAGGGCGGCGTCGCCCGTTTCAAGGTGCGCGACAAGCTGTACTCGCCCGAGGAGATCAGCGCACAGGTGCTGCGCAAGCTCGCCGACGACGCGGGGAAGCAGCTGGGCGAGCGGGTCACCGAAGCGGTCATCACCGTACCGGCGTACTTCAACGACGCGCAGCGCCAGGCGACCAAGGACGCCGGCCGGATCGCGGGCCTGGAGGTGCTGCGCATCATCAACGAGCCGACGGCGGCGGCGCTGGCGTACGGCATGGAGAAGAAGCAGCACGAGACGGTGCTCGTCTTCGACCTGGGCGGCGGCACCTTCGACGTGAGCATCCTGGACGTCGGCGACGGCGTGGTGGAGGTCCGTTCGACCGCGGGCGACAGCCACCTCGGCGGTGACGACTTCGACCGCCGGATCGTCGACCTGCTCGCCGACACCTTCCAGCAGGAGAACGGCATCGATCTGCGCAAGGACCCGCAGGCCCTGCAGCGGCTGTTCGAGGCCGCGGAGAAGGCCAAGACCGAGCTGAGTTCGGTGACCCAGACCCAGGTGAGCCTGCCGTTCATCACGGCGGACGCGTCCGGGCCCAAGCACCTGACCGAGACGATCATGCGGTCCAAGTTCGACCAGATCACCGCCGACCTGGTGGAACGGACCCTGGAGCCGGTCAAGCAGGCGATGAGCGACGCCAAGGTCAGCGAGAACGACATCGACGAGGTCATTCTCGTGGGCGGCTCGACGCGCATCCCGGCGGTGCAGAGCCTGGTCCGGCGGCTGACCGGCGGCAAGGACCCGAACATGAGCGTGAACCCCGACGAGGTCGTGGCGCTGGGCGCGGCGATCCAGGCGGGCGTGCTCAAGGGTGAGGTCAAGGACGTACTGCTGCTCGATGTCACCCCGCTGTCGCTGGGCGTGGAGACCCGCGGCGGGGTCATGACGAAGCTCATCGAGCGGAACACCACGATCCCGGTGCGCCGCTCCGAGACGTTCTCCACGGCCGAGGACAGGCAGGAGGCCGTCGACGTCGTCGTGCTGCAGGGTGAGCGCGAACTCGCCGCGGACAACCGGGTGCTGGGCCGCTTCCAGCTCAAGGACATCCGTCCGGCACCGCGCGGCGAGCCGCAGGTGGAGGTCACCTTCGACATCGACGCGAACGGCATCCTGAACGTGACCGCGCGGGACAAGGACACCAGCAAGGAACAGAGCATCACCATCAGCGAGGGCTCCAACCTCGACCAGGGCGAGGTCGAGCGGATGGTCCAGGAGGCCGAGCAGCACCGCGGCGAGGACCAGGCACTGCGCGACGCCGTCGACGCCCGCAACGAGCTGGACGCGGTCGCCTACCAGGTCGAGCGCCGTCTGAGCGAGCTGGGCGAGGCCGCGCCGGAACACGAGCGGGCCCGTGCGGACATGCTCGTCTCCGACGCCCGCGAGGCCGTGCGGCAGGACGCGCCGCCGGACAAGGTCCGGCCCATGACCTCCGAGCTGCAGCAGATGCTGGCCTCGCTCGCCACCCACCAGGCGGGCGCGGGCACGACCTCCGAGGCCGCGCCCGGCGCACCGGGCACCACGGGCGCCCCGACCGGTTCCGACGACGTGATAGACGCCGAATTCGACAAGAGCTGAGGTGCGGTCATGGCCACCGGACAGGAGCCTGTGACGCCTCCCGAACAGGAGCGGCGCGTCGAGGACCCGGCTGCCGACGGACCGCCCCCTCCGGCCGCCGCGGCGCGGCCGGAGGCGGCCGACCGGTCCGCGGAGCTCGACGAGCTGCGGGACAGCTGGCGGCGCGCCCTCGCCGATCTGGACAACCTGCGCAAGCGTCACGCGAAGGAGCTGGAGCGCGTGCGCGGCGAGGAGCGCGCCCGCACCGCGGCGGCCTGGCTGCCGGTCCTCGACAACCTGGAACGGGCCCTGGCGCACGCCGACGCCGACCCGTCGGCCGTGCTGAAGGGCGTCGAGACCGTGCGCGACCAGGCGGTCGAGGTGCTGCGCGGCCTCGGCTACCCGCGCCACGAGGAGACCGGGGTGCCCTTCGACCCGACCAGACACGAGGTCGTCGGGGTCGTCGACGATCCCGGCGCCGAGCCCAACACCGTGGCCCAGGTGGTGAGTCCGGGCTACGGGTCGGACGGCAGCCAGTTGCGCCCCGCGTTCGTCATGGTCAGCAAGCGGCAGGAGTGACGCCACATGGCACGCGACTACTACGACGTGCTCGGGGTGCCGCGCTCCGCGAGCGCCGAGGAGATCCAGCAGGCCTTCCGCACGCTGGCGCGCAAGCACCACCCCGACGTCAACAAGGATCCGGGCGCCGAGGAGCGCTTCAAGGAGCTCAACGACGCCTACAGCGTGCTCTCCGACCCCAAGACCCGGCAGCGCTACGACCGCTTCGGCGAGGACTTCCGGCAGATCCCGGAGGACTACGACGAGCGGGTGGCCGCGGCGGCCGGGGCCCGGGGCGGACGGGCTGCCTGGGCGGGCGGCGGCGGAGGCGGCGGTGTCCGTTTCCGGACCGCCGACGGCGCCGGCTTCGACGGCTCCGGTGTCGACTTCGAAGACCTGTTCGGCGGGATGTTCGGACGGGGCGGAGGAGGCGGCGGCTGGGGTCCGGTGCCCGGCGCCGACCAGGAGGCGGAGATCCAGCTCGGCGTCGAGGAGGCGTACCGGGGCGGCAGGCGCAGCATCACGCTGGGCGGCCCGGCCGGACAGCGCGGCTACGACGTCACCGTCCCCCGGGGTGTGGTGGACGGCCAGCGCATCCGGCTGGCGGGAGAGGGTGGCCACGGCAGTGGTGACGGCCCACCGGGCGACCTGTACCTGCGGGTGCGCATCAAGCCCGACGGACGGTTCCGACTGGAGGGGCGGGACATCCATGTGGTCGTCCCGGTGACGCCGTGGGAGGCGGCCCTCGGCGCGACCGTGCCGGTGCCGACCCCCGGCGGCACGGTAAAGGTCACCGTCCCCGCGAACTCCTCCAGCGGCCGCCGGCTGCGGCTGCGCGGCGAGGGCATGCCCAACCCGCGCGGCCAGGACGGCGACCTCTACGCGGAGATCCGCATCATGGTGCCGCCCGAGCCCACCGCCCGCGAGCGCGAGCTCTTCGAGGAGCTGGCCGCCGTGTCCTCGTTCGACCCGAGGAGGCCCCGATGACCACCGCCCCCCGTCCCGGCGGCGCGGCCCGCCGCACCGCCGCACCGGACGCGCCGCCGGTTCTCACCGTCCGGGTGCGCGCCGCCGGCCTCGGTCCACCGCTGCGGCTCGGTCTGGACGCCGTGGCCCTCCGCTCCGGCATCCACCCGGATCTCGTCCGGCGGTTCG
This region includes:
- a CDS encoding NAD(P)/FAD-dependent oxidoreductase, with the protein product MAATRGEPDVLVVGAGLAGLACAHDLVRAGLGVRVLEASDGVGGRMRTDRHEGFLLDRGFQVFNTSYPQVRRRLPLRELRLRPFTPGILVHTDEGVLRFGDPTRKPHRLGDLRPGRFAGGRDLLALGVLSARDLLAPVRSPATGDDRTTRTALAEAGFSEEFVENFFRPFLSGVFLEDELETSSRVFHLVWRSMLRGTLCLPSAGIGAVPELLAAALPPGTVSLGAPVARLTDTGVAPADGGELPARAVVVATGPVPAAALLPGLDVPEYRVVTTYYHAAERSPLAEPTLLTDVRRRFLNTCVLSEVVPGYAPAGRALIATSVLGDDHGDREKETRAALTEVYGTDAGAWQLLRATTVPDALPAMPPPHPLSRTTRFAPGRYVCGDHRATGSVQGALASGARAARAVARDLAS
- a CDS encoding PRC-barrel domain containing protein — its product is MNENLWAYAPTAGHTPDADLTGYRVDASDGHIGKVDKHSGEVGSQYVVVDTGVWIFGKRVLLPAGTITAISHDERTVHVSRTKEEIKAAPEFDEEKHLGDPRYRDQLGGHYGSGH
- a CDS encoding M4 family metallopeptidase, translated to MSRPRHPSNRRRYTAVLALTTASALLAAGFQAGAASAAPRGNGHAKITATPRAGAAPAKLSPAQHASLLKSATAAVGDTAKTLGLGAKEKLIVKDVAKDADGTTHTRYERTYAGLPVLGGDLVVHTRSGRSTMSEATRATIKVPTLTAGVASGTAARQALAVAKKADATRPEVDGTPRLVVWAAGAEPTLAWESLVEGTQDDGTPSELHVITDAASGKALSHYEGVHTGTGTGQFSGTVPVGSTLSGSTYQLVDGDRAGHRTYDLNQGTSGTGTLFTDDNDVWGDGTQSNRQTAGVDVAFGAAATWDYYKDVFGRNGIRNDGVAAYSRAHYGNGYVNAFWSDTCFCMTYGDGAGNTHPLTALDVAAHEMSHGVTAATANLTYSGESGGLNEATSDIFAAAVEFHANLAADVPDYLVGEKIDINGNGTPLRYMDKPSKDGASRDYWDSSLGGVDVHYSSGPANHFFYLLSEGSGAKTVNGVSYNSPTYDGVPVTGIGIENAQRIWYRALSTYMTSSTNYAGARVATLQAAADLFGAYSDTYLAVAAAWAGIHVGDRIALGVNVSPIGDQISGVGQQVSLQTSAYTTNSGAGLSYEATGLPDGLSISDTGLISGVPTTTGTSAVTVTVTDSTGASVSTDFSWRIANIYVNGARVDIPDNGPAVESPITVTGRDGNASATTQVYVKIIHTYRGDLTVDLVGPNGTVYSLLNHSGGSADNVDQTFTVDASAQPVDGTWILRVRDTASIDVGYIQQWQLTP
- the dnaK gene encoding molecular chaperone DnaK, which encodes MGKAVGIDLGTTNSVIAVWEGGEPTVIPNAEGSRTTPSIVAFAEGGERLVGQLARRQAILNPKGTIYSAKRFIGRHYDEVSAEAKAVAYDVVEGEGGVARFKVRDKLYSPEEISAQVLRKLADDAGKQLGERVTEAVITVPAYFNDAQRQATKDAGRIAGLEVLRIINEPTAAALAYGMEKKQHETVLVFDLGGGTFDVSILDVGDGVVEVRSTAGDSHLGGDDFDRRIVDLLADTFQQENGIDLRKDPQALQRLFEAAEKAKTELSSVTQTQVSLPFITADASGPKHLTETIMRSKFDQITADLVERTLEPVKQAMSDAKVSENDIDEVILVGGSTRIPAVQSLVRRLTGGKDPNMSVNPDEVVALGAAIQAGVLKGEVKDVLLLDVTPLSLGVETRGGVMTKLIERNTTIPVRRSETFSTAEDRQEAVDVVVLQGERELAADNRVLGRFQLKDIRPAPRGEPQVEVTFDIDANGILNVTARDKDTSKEQSITISEGSNLDQGEVERMVQEAEQHRGEDQALRDAVDARNELDAVAYQVERRLSELGEAAPEHERARADMLVSDAREAVRQDAPPDKVRPMTSELQQMLASLATHQAGAGTTSEAAPGAPGTTGAPTGSDDVIDAEFDKS
- a CDS encoding PP2C family protein-serine/threonine phosphatase, which codes for MGAAVPRLRENGKRGWLRGAPPPRWVRVLPPVLLVVVCGTELASKRPVDIGFLLGVIPSLAVLSYGPLVTALYGVVVVALLVVPVFQLNHPGNTDLLTIVFIAGLSVILSLVRSRRDADLVTVRTVAEAAQLAVLPPLPESVGLVRCVGLYRAAQRETLVGGDFFDVRDGPFGVRAVMGDVQGHGLSAVGTVASLLGAFHESVLDQRDLTEVAARLDRRLIVDSSRTEHAELFATALVLEFSAAAETVRMTSCGHPHPYLLRGGKAFELDLEPGAPLGLGFFGLSPPRVRTVLLEPGDRLFLGSDGMSESRDASGAFYPLAERLTRFAQESPSELTTHLWEDLLGFCGAVRDDVTMLVLTPRTEHVTG
- a CDS encoding L-threonylcarbamoyladenylate synthase; translated protein: MAKYFDVHPENPQPRIISQVAEIIRGGGLVIYPTDSCFALGCQLGNREGLDRIRSIRRLDDRHHFTLMCQDFAQLGHFVHIDNSVFRTVKASTPGSYTFILPATKEAPRRLLHPKKKTVGVRIPDHAVAQALLAELGEPLLSSTLLLPDQEKPLTQGWEIKDELDHVVDAVLDSGDCGVEPTTVIDFSQGEPEIVRRGAGDPARFE
- a CDS encoding PucR family transcriptional regulator; protein product: MPGMADDASGAGHQRLGPRGSPSQVPSTAPASWGRRQLASLYDVFVLVVTMLDAPEAQEILRLAMDAVPRLTGCRPEGCYLLRDGRFELDATPGASALDGRATKELPAAIRQLSALDGEDGTLRFREGGWGWAAGLRSSRGLLGYLVVSAPEPPSDDERFLLYALARPTAAALYNADARSRDREYARQLFRAIEERDTVNERLTALVAELEAQHTVHDVLARAHDGDAGERGIAEAVYELTGLATCIEDRFGNPLARAGPCVDTSHEKPDPTLREQLLHRAMRTPDPVRHEGRLIGVARHHGEILGTIELVDPACAAGDAEAFALGHACTALALELAHRRSLAEAELRMSRDLVEDLLTGADEGGAYARAEAVGHDLHGPHHVVVAQWQATAADDRFLAVVDRSARGLGMRSLLARRSDLAVLVVQGEPRDPGLYGAVAGELGSWRGVVGVGSLCETTAGLPHSYEQAVSALHVRRQSQPPYGTAVYEELGLYRILARGTDARDVTFFVREWLGPLLDYDATHGTDLVHTLTRYFDHGGNYDETARALAVHRSTLRYRLQRIREVGGRRLDDVDSRFNLQVATRIWKVSGPASGGGARSDSLPGGETR